Proteins from a genomic interval of Clostridium scatologenes:
- a CDS encoding ECF transporter S component — protein sequence MKQETILNNKTNSLSTVSLVQMALMIAIICVSTMVIKVPTLFGVGYDHLGDSMVFLGAILFGKKKGAITAAVGMSLADFLLGYAYYVPFTFVIKAIMAYIAASIAYRGTYQGKNMLNNLFGFIAGGTWMIFGYFLAKIVIVQYIVVKASSFNQALAIALAGIQSNIGQVTLGIIIAIPLAKALQSKVKIER from the coding sequence ATGAAACAAGAAACCATTTTAAACAACAAGACAAATAGTTTATCAACAGTAAGTCTTGTTCAAATGGCACTTATGATAGCAATAATTTGTGTATCTACTATGGTTATTAAAGTACCAACACTATTTGGAGTTGGATATGATCACTTAGGAGATAGTATGGTATTTTTAGGTGCAATTTTATTTGGAAAGAAAAAAGGTGCTATAACTGCTGCTGTAGGCATGAGTTTAGCAGATTTTTTACTTGGATATGCTTATTATGTTCCTTTTACTTTTGTTATTAAAGCAATTATGGCTTATATTGCTGCATCTATTGCTTATAGAGGTACTTACCAAGGCAAAAATATGTTAAATAACCTATTTGGTTTTATTGCTGGTGGTACATGGATGATATTCGGATACTTTTTAGCCAAGATAGTAATTGTTCAATATATTGTAGTTAAAGCCAGCAGCTTCAATCAAGCTCTTGCCATAGCACTGGCTGGTATTCAAAGCAACATTGGTCAAGTTACCTTAGGTATTATAATTGCAATACCACTAGCTAAAGCACTTCAATCAAAAGTCAAAATTGAAAGATAA
- a CDS encoding EFR1 family ferrodoxin (N-terminal region resembles flavodoxins. C-terminal ferrodoxin region binds two 4Fe-4S clusters.) yields the protein MIFYFSGTGNSLQVAKNIAQENNEEIISIAAMMNSKVDKFEYSLKDNEVIGFVYPVYAWAPPKMVFDFLHRLKLNNYRDNYIFSAATCGANIGNTMKVLDKKLREKNLHLDSGFSVIMPSNYIIMGDVDSELEQEKKLLAVQETLKSINSIIEKREKNIFKVVKGAMPGIRTSIVNPLFNKSAMNTKNFYAKDNCTGCGICESVCNCQIIKVEGKPNWGNECSQCLACINLCPVRAIQYGKATENKGRYKNPDVTLEELKIKL from the coding sequence ATGATATTTTATTTTTCAGGAACAGGAAACTCACTGCAAGTTGCTAAGAATATTGCACAGGAAAATAATGAAGAGATAATTTCTATTGCAGCTATGATGAATAGCAAAGTTGATAAGTTTGAATATAGTCTTAAGGATAATGAAGTAATAGGCTTTGTATATCCAGTATATGCATGGGCTCCACCAAAAATGGTATTTGATTTTCTTCATAGGCTAAAGCTAAATAATTATAGAGATAATTACATCTTTTCTGCTGCAACCTGTGGTGCAAATATTGGAAATACAATGAAGGTTTTAGATAAAAAGTTAAGAGAAAAGAATTTACATTTAGATAGTGGTTTTTCTGTTATCATGCCAAGTAACTATATAATAATGGGGGATGTTGATTCTGAGCTTGAACAGGAGAAAAAGTTGTTAGCTGTTCAAGAAACTTTAAAAAGCATAAATAGTATTATAGAGAAAAGAGAAAAAAATATTTTTAAAGTAGTAAAAGGGGCTATGCCAGGAATCCGAACTAGTATAGTTAATCCATTATTTAACAAGTCGGCTATGAACACCAAAAATTTTTATGCTAAAGACAACTGTACGGGTTGTGGCATATGTGAAAGCGTATGCAATTGCCAAATTATAAAAGTTGAAGGAAAACCTAATTGGGGGAATGAATGCAGTCAATGTTTAGCCTGTATCAATCTTTGTCCAGTTAGGGCAATTCAATATGGTAAAGCTACAGAAAATAAAGGGAGATATAAGAATCCTGATGTAACTTTGGAAGAATTGAAAATCAAACTTTAA
- the ftsH gene encoding ATP-dependent zinc metalloprotease FtsH has protein sequence MLQKKKNLASYIVVTLIVTLMINMVITWFAKSSFKEIDYGTFLTMIQKKEIDSVKIQNDRILITPKTNQNSSVSDKKIYYTGTLNDPQLVDKLHNAGVKFSTPVKDMQSPIVNFALTWILPFAMFYFLGSFIMKSLGKKMGGGAMSFGKSNAKVYIEKKTGVTFNDVAGQEEAKESLNEIVDFLHKPSKYTEIGAKLPKGALLVGPPGTGKTLLAKAVAGEANVPFFSLSGSDFVEMFVGVGASRVRDLFQQAEKNAPCIVFIDEIDAIGKSRDSQMGGNDEREQTLNQLLAEMDGFDSSKGVVILAATNRPEILDKALLRPGRFDRRVIVDKPDLKGREEILKVHGKNVKLGSDVNLGEIALATAGAVGADLANMVNEAALRAVRMGRDLVKQEDLFEAVETVIAGKEKKDRIMTEEEKNLVAFHEVGHALAAALQKQTQPVHKITIIPRTMGALGYTMQMPEKEKFLISKGELTEQIVVLLAGRAAEEIVFKKATTGASNDIERATQIARQMVTMYGMSDKFGMMGLESIQNRYLDGRPVQTCSTETSSEVDREVLQIINSCYEKALNLLKDNMEVLSKISSHLLEKETIMGDEFMEILNSVPR, from the coding sequence ATGCTACAAAAGAAAAAAAATTTAGCTAGTTATATTGTAGTTACTTTAATTGTTACATTGATGATAAATATGGTTATAACTTGGTTTGCTAAATCTTCTTTTAAAGAAATAGACTATGGTACATTTCTTACAATGATTCAAAAAAAGGAGATAGATTCAGTAAAAATTCAAAATGATAGAATTTTAATAACCCCAAAAACTAATCAGAATTCTTCAGTTAGTGATAAGAAAATTTACTATACAGGAACTTTAAATGATCCTCAATTAGTTGATAAGCTTCATAATGCTGGAGTGAAATTTTCAACTCCAGTTAAGGATATGCAGTCGCCTATTGTAAACTTTGCACTTACATGGATATTACCTTTTGCTATGTTTTATTTTCTAGGATCATTTATAATGAAATCCCTAGGAAAGAAAATGGGTGGTGGTGCCATGTCATTTGGGAAAAGTAATGCAAAGGTGTATATTGAAAAAAAGACTGGTGTTACTTTTAATGATGTAGCAGGACAGGAAGAAGCAAAGGAATCACTTAATGAAATAGTGGACTTCCTTCATAAACCATCAAAATATACTGAGATTGGAGCAAAATTACCTAAAGGAGCACTATTAGTAGGGCCTCCTGGTACAGGTAAGACCTTACTTGCTAAAGCAGTAGCAGGAGAAGCAAATGTACCATTCTTTTCATTATCTGGTTCAGATTTTGTGGAGATGTTTGTAGGAGTTGGTGCTTCTAGAGTTAGAGATTTATTTCAACAAGCGGAGAAAAATGCTCCTTGTATAGTGTTCATAGATGAAATTGATGCAATAGGAAAAAGTCGTGATAGTCAGATGGGTGGAAATGATGAACGAGAACAAACATTAAATCAACTTTTAGCGGAAATGGATGGATTTGATTCTTCAAAAGGGGTTGTCATACTTGCAGCAACTAATAGGCCAGAGATTCTTGATAAAGCTCTTTTAAGACCAGGAAGATTTGATCGAAGAGTTATTGTTGACAAGCCTGATCTTAAAGGTAGAGAAGAAATACTTAAGGTTCATGGAAAGAATGTTAAACTTGGTAGCGATGTAAATCTTGGAGAAATAGCATTGGCTACAGCAGGTGCTGTAGGAGCTGATCTTGCCAATATGGTAAATGAAGCAGCTTTAAGAGCTGTAAGAATGGGTAGAGATCTGGTTAAACAGGAAGACTTATTTGAAGCTGTAGAAACTGTTATAGCAGGTAAAGAGAAGAAGGATAGGATTATGACAGAAGAAGAAAAGAATTTAGTTGCTTTTCATGAAGTAGGACATGCACTTGCAGCTGCATTACAAAAGCAAACGCAGCCAGTGCATAAGATTACTATTATTCCAAGAACAATGGGTGCACTAGGTTATACAATGCAGATGCCAGAGAAAGAAAAATTTCTTATATCTAAAGGTGAATTAACAGAGCAAATAGTAGTTCTTTTAGCTGGTAGAGCAGCTGAAGAGATTGTCTTTAAAAAAGCAACTACAGGAGCTTCAAATGATATTGAAAGAGCTACCCAGATTGCAAGGCAGATGGTAACAATGTATGGTATGTCAGATAAATTTGGTATGATGGGACTGGAATCCATTCAAAACAGATATTTAGATGGAAGACCAGTTCAGACTTGTTCTACTGAAACCTCTTCGGAAGTTGATAGAGAAGTTCTTCAAATTATAAACAGCTGCTATGAAAAGGCATTAAATCTTTTAAAAGATAATATGGAAGTTCTCTCTAAGATTTCATCTCATCTTCTTGAAAAAGAGACTATAATGGGTGATGAATTTATGGAAATATTAAATTCTGTACCTAGATAA
- a CDS encoding IS4 family transposase: MGNYITIFEKLLDIINWNALKKSTYKLDVNYNIASNHLKTHLYFHLAKLDSLRDIDDFMQSDSKLKESIKSVSLGMLSNYNNHIDYNVYIPILNELISNTLEKIPVSEKIKKFGTIKLIDSSTISMAKTYFQWAEFRSTKAGIKLHTKFNLNKGVPELIVVSNAKPHDRTKMKELITEDNCIYVFDKGYVDYKIFDEFSSKGIHFITRLKDNSAITEVTSNEITYSETTLLDDSVNIIEDITCYLGTKDINITEKQYRVITVVDSEGQVLTFVTNIFEYTSEDIAWLYKKRWEIELFFKWIKQNLKIKRFIGHSLNAVMMQVISAIITFIIVRLIQDVAKTAYGLLKIKRLIKHSLTKLVDDSLFSWEKWLGG, encoded by the coding sequence ATGGGTAATTATATCACTATTTTTGAAAAATTATTAGATATTATTAACTGGAACGCTTTGAAAAAATCTACGTATAAGTTAGATGTTAACTATAATATAGCATCAAATCATTTAAAAACTCATCTCTACTTTCATTTAGCGAAGCTAGATAGCCTAAGAGATATTGATGATTTTATGCAATCCGACTCTAAGTTAAAGGAGTCAATAAAAAGCGTTAGCTTGGGAATGTTATCTAATTATAATAATCATATTGACTATAATGTTTACATTCCTATATTAAATGAATTAATTTCTAACACCTTAGAGAAAATACCTGTAAGTGAGAAAATTAAAAAGTTTGGAACCATAAAACTAATAGATTCTTCAACTATAAGTATGGCTAAAACTTATTTTCAATGGGCAGAATTTCGCTCTACAAAAGCCGGAATAAAGCTTCATACAAAATTCAACTTAAACAAAGGAGTTCCAGAGCTCATAGTTGTATCTAATGCTAAACCACATGATAGAACTAAAATGAAGGAACTTATTACAGAAGATAACTGTATATACGTTTTTGATAAAGGCTATGTTGACTATAAAATATTTGATGAATTTAGTAGCAAAGGTATACATTTCATAACTAGATTAAAAGACAATTCAGCTATAACAGAAGTAACTAGTAATGAAATTACCTATTCAGAAACTACCTTACTAGATGATTCTGTAAATATTATTGAAGATATTACCTGCTATCTAGGCACTAAAGACATCAATATAACAGAAAAACAATATAGAGTCATCACAGTAGTTGATTCTGAAGGTCAAGTATTAACTTTCGTAACCAATATTTTTGAATATACTAGTGAAGATATAGCATGGTTATATAAAAAACGTTGGGAAATAGAACTATTCTTCAAATGGATTAAGCAAAATTTAAAAATCAAAAGATTTATAGGGCATAGTCTTAATGCAGTTATGATGCAAGTTATTTCTGCAATAATAACATTTATCATAGTAAGATTAATACAAGACGTAGCTAAAACAGCCTACGGCTTATTGAAAATAAAGAGATTAATAAAACATTCACTTACAAAACTAGTAGATGATAGCTTATTTTCTTGGGAGAAGTGGTTAGGTGGTTAA
- a CDS encoding cell division protein FtsZ, translating into MYTMEEVEGMYLPKSTIFCTSQNRYNEIIGGFNCELDNVNKVLVRDEFLNEDNIERIIYPSIYKAVYQSGVCYVIVALEQERDLKIAKYIYKIAKKKDILTIGIGIKPSLSQNKEFRESCDSRIAMLKNNLDSLVLIDNETLTNSENSTLYDIEKQSSDNVIATLKSMIYPISLPGVVNIEVSELKYIMSGNTLAYIGFGSARGHNRAEVAAEQAINSKLLVEPLKNATKQLLMIEGGPSMDLMEIYEATKKISDVSECDINNIFFGAVINEDLKNEIRISIVAAGYNSENV; encoded by the coding sequence ATGTACACTATGGAAGAAGTTGAAGGTATGTATTTACCAAAATCAACAATATTTTGTACTTCTCAGAACAGATATAATGAGATTATTGGGGGATTTAATTGTGAATTAGACAATGTAAACAAGGTTCTTGTAAGAGATGAATTTTTAAATGAGGATAATATAGAGCGGATTATATATCCATCTATATATAAAGCTGTATATCAATCAGGAGTATGTTATGTGATAGTTGCTTTAGAACAAGAAAGAGATTTAAAAATAGCTAAATACATATATAAAATAGCAAAGAAAAAAGACATATTGACAATTGGAATAGGAATTAAACCATCACTTTCACAAAATAAGGAGTTTAGGGAAAGTTGTGATTCTCGAATTGCTATGTTGAAAAATAATTTAGATTCTTTAGTATTAATAGATAATGAAACTTTAACAAATAGTGAAAATAGTACTTTATATGATATAGAAAAACAAAGCAGCGATAATGTTATAGCCACTTTAAAATCTATGATTTATCCAATATCTTTACCAGGTGTTGTAAACATTGAAGTATCAGAATTAAAATATATAATGAGTGGAAACACACTAGCTTATATTGGATTTGGGAGTGCAAGAGGACATAATAGAGCAGAAGTAGCTGCAGAACAAGCAATTAATAGCAAACTTTTAGTAGAGCCTTTAAAAAATGCAACTAAACAGTTATTAATGATAGAAGGCGGTCCAAGTATGGATTTAATGGAGATATATGAGGCTACTAAGAAAATATCAGATGTATCAGAATGTGATATAAACAATATTTTTTTTGGTGCGGTTATAAATGAAGATTTAAAAAATGAAATACGAATATCTATAGTTGCAGCTGGATATAATTCTGAAAATGTCTAA
- a CDS encoding Ger(x)C family spore germination protein — protein MRKVVSIIIIILTLSSLLLTGCKDSSEVDDNVYAVAIGLDKGINNKVMVTIQYPIYMQSKGEGKGSEIGINGSGANVHSIEGPSMLECINLMNMAISRRISLLHTKMLVISEDFAKEGIGEFLSPLARFRGVRRTMFVIVTKGTAASFMQENKTNIGPSLTKSIELMMAQSKNTGFFPPENFHDFYRDILSTYGNPIAIYAGLNQGKNIQLEGGKRKSQLTIEKDIKPGEMPRIGTAKREFVGSALFNGDKMVGSLNPYETRYMMMVKGEFRQGIMTIEDKKSPGSGIIVSIRNGRPPKINAKFENGKPVVDINLNIEADIGAIHSRINYESLNLIKNLDKQLQEEIKDGVEKVIEKTKKEYKTDVFEFGKKFAGYFSTIQKWEDYHWLFHYPETKVNVNVIVNVRRTGLMLNSSPIIERPDIK, from the coding sequence ATGCGTAAAGTAGTTTCAATTATTATAATTATACTAACACTTTCAAGCTTATTGCTAACAGGATGTAAAGATTCTTCAGAAGTTGATGACAATGTGTATGCTGTAGCAATTGGTCTTGATAAGGGTATAAATAATAAAGTTATGGTAACAATACAATACCCAATTTATATGCAAAGCAAAGGAGAAGGTAAAGGATCAGAAATAGGCATTAACGGAAGCGGTGCTAATGTTCATTCTATTGAAGGGCCTTCAATGCTTGAATGTATAAATTTAATGAATATGGCAATATCCCGCCGAATTTCATTGCTTCACACAAAAATGCTTGTAATCTCAGAAGATTTTGCAAAAGAAGGAATAGGTGAGTTTCTCTCTCCTCTTGCAAGATTTCGTGGAGTAAGAAGGACTATGTTTGTTATAGTTACTAAAGGAACAGCAGCATCTTTTATGCAGGAGAATAAGACTAATATAGGACCAAGTCTTACAAAATCTATAGAACTAATGATGGCACAGTCAAAAAACACTGGATTTTTTCCTCCAGAAAATTTCCATGATTTTTATAGAGATATACTTTCTACTTATGGTAATCCTATCGCAATTTATGCTGGATTAAATCAAGGTAAGAATATACAGCTAGAAGGTGGTAAAAGAAAATCCCAATTGACTATAGAAAAAGATATAAAACCAGGAGAGATGCCAAGGATTGGGACGGCTAAAAGGGAATTTGTAGGTAGTGCTTTATTTAATGGAGATAAAATGGTTGGAAGTTTGAATCCTTATGAGACAAGATATATGATGATGGTTAAGGGAGAATTTCGTCAGGGTATTATGACTATTGAGGATAAAAAATCTCCTGGTAGTGGAATAATAGTAAGTATAAGAAATGGAAGGCCACCAAAGATTAATGCTAAGTTTGAAAATGGAAAGCCTGTAGTTGATATAAATTTAAATATTGAAGCTGATATTGGAGCAATTCACAGTAGAATAAATTATGAAAGCTTAAATCTTATTAAAAACTTGGATAAACAGCTTCAGGAAGAGATAAAGGATGGTGTGGAGAAGGTTATAGAAAAGACTAAAAAGGAATATAAAACTGATGTGTTTGAATTTGGTAAAAAATTTGCAGGCTATTTTTCAACAATACAAAAATGGGAAGATTACCATTGGCTTTTTCATTATCCAGAAACAAAAGTAAATGTAAATGTAATAGTTAATGTAAGGAGAACTGGACTTATGTTGAATTCCAGTCCTATTATAGAAAGACCTGATATAAAGTAG
- a CDS encoding HD domain-containing phosphohydrolase yields the protein MIIIRHKVFIIVFFIILTYLLGNNCGKVVFAENKESVSNEAVYNMPINNVNRIDRTIVIGDDKDYPPYSFIDEKGNPTGFDIELAKAAAENMGFKVKIKLGVWSEIKNELENGQIDVIAGMFYSKDREKKYSFTTKSTISSADVFTRNGKSVKDMSDLRGKTVVVEKDEISEEYLKKQNIGINFIEVKSSEDALKLISKNQYDYSIVPTVIGNYFIKRDNFSNLKSNGLVINPDDYCFAVKKGNDDLLFALNGGLQILKATGKYDEMYDKWLGVYEEKNFYETVIKNIWLISALAVSVFLLLLWNITLKKRVDVRTKELLEVNESLSKNKQELLASNEEIEASYNELVAIEEELRNQYEMLMESEENLKKSEERNRAIVTAIPDIIFVVDENGVFKDCETKDNSILIKSKDEFIGKTLWEVLPPKIYEIAYIKIKVALENNSVESFEYEIDTPLGNKYFDLRIVKCRENEVIAISRDITIERKNQKEIEFLSYNDQLTGLYNRRFFEEELKRLDNSESLPFTVVMADVNGLKLINDSFGHAAGDELLKKVSSVMVRGCGDNGIIARVGGDEFVILLPRTNDVETEKILKNISELASKEEVASIKLSISFGFATKNHSEEDIFEILKKSEDFMYKRKLFESPSIRGKTIATIINTLHEKNKREEQHAHRVSEYCKFLGKAMDLSDDEIQELKTVGLLHDIGKIAIREDILNKHGNLTAEEWEELKRHPEIGYRILSSANDMAEIAEYVLAHHERWDGNGYPKGLKGEQIPLKSRIIAIADAFDAMISERPYKNSLSKEEAVKELIDNIGIQFDPELVKIFVEKVV from the coding sequence ATGATTATAATAAGACATAAAGTTTTTATCATAGTGTTTTTTATAATTTTAACTTATTTATTAGGCAATAATTGTGGGAAAGTGGTATTTGCTGAAAATAAAGAAAGTGTGAGTAATGAGGCTGTTTATAACATGCCAATTAATAATGTGAACCGAATAGATAGAACAATAGTAATTGGTGATGATAAAGATTATCCACCGTACAGTTTTATAGATGAAAAGGGTAATCCAACTGGCTTTGATATAGAACTTGCTAAGGCTGCAGCAGAGAATATGGGATTCAAGGTGAAAATTAAATTGGGTGTTTGGAGTGAAATTAAAAATGAACTTGAAAATGGGCAAATAGATGTCATAGCAGGTATGTTTTATTCTAAGGATAGGGAAAAAAAGTATTCTTTTACAACAAAAAGTACAATAAGTAGTGCAGATGTATTTACGAGAAATGGTAAAAGTGTAAAGGATATGAGTGATCTGAGAGGAAAGACAGTAGTAGTTGAAAAGGATGAAATATCAGAGGAATATTTAAAAAAACAAAACATTGGAATCAATTTTATTGAAGTTAAATCATCTGAGGATGCACTTAAACTTATATCTAAAAATCAATATGATTATTCAATAGTTCCTACTGTAATAGGAAATTATTTTATAAAAAGGGATAATTTTTCGAATTTAAAGAGCAATGGACTAGTTATTAATCCTGATGATTATTGTTTTGCTGTGAAAAAGGGAAATGATGATCTATTATTTGCTCTTAATGGTGGATTACAAATACTAAAGGCCACAGGAAAATATGATGAAATGTATGATAAATGGTTAGGTGTTTATGAAGAAAAAAATTTTTATGAGACAGTAATAAAGAATATTTGGTTAATATCAGCATTAGCAGTAAGCGTATTTTTATTATTATTGTGGAACATAACTCTTAAAAAAAGGGTTGATGTGCGTACTAAAGAACTATTAGAAGTAAATGAATCTTTGAGTAAAAATAAACAGGAGCTTTTGGCATCAAATGAAGAAATAGAAGCTTCCTACAATGAATTAGTTGCAATAGAGGAGGAACTTCGAAATCAATATGAAATGCTAATGGAAAGTGAAGAGAATTTAAAGAAGAGTGAGGAACGAAACAGAGCTATAGTGACTGCCATTCCTGATATTATATTTGTTGTGGATGAAAATGGTGTTTTTAAAGATTGTGAAACAAAAGATAATTCTATTTTAATAAAGTCTAAAGATGAGTTCATAGGAAAAACTCTTTGGGAAGTGCTTCCACCTAAAATATATGAGATTGCTTATATTAAAATTAAGGTGGCGCTTGAGAATAATTCTGTGGAAAGCTTTGAATATGAAATTGACACACCATTAGGTAATAAATATTTTGATCTCAGAATAGTTAAATGTAGAGAAAATGAAGTTATTGCAATAAGCAGGGATATTACAATTGAAAGAAAAAATCAAAAGGAAATTGAATTTTTAAGCTATAATGATCAACTTACAGGATTATATAATAGAAGATTTTTTGAAGAAGAGCTTAAACGGTTGGACAATAGTGAAAGTCTTCCTTTTACTGTTGTTATGGCTGATGTTAATGGATTAAAATTAATAAATGATTCGTTTGGACATGCTGCTGGGGATGAATTATTAAAAAAAGTATCATCGGTAATGGTTCGAGGTTGTGGTGATAATGGAATAATAGCACGTGTAGGGGGAGATGAATTTGTAATATTGCTGCCGAGAACAAATGATGTTGAAACGGAAAAAATACTTAAGAATATTTCCGAATTAGCTTCTAAAGAAGAGGTAGCATCAATAAAGCTTTCTATTTCTTTTGGATTTGCTACAAAAAATCATAGCGAAGAGGATATATTTGAAATATTAAAAAAATCGGAAGACTTTATGTATAAAAGGAAGCTTTTTGAAAGTCCCAGCATAAGAGGAAAAACAATTGCTACTATTATAAATACGCTTCATGAAAAAAATAAAAGAGAAGAACAGCATGCTCACAGAGTATCTGAGTATTGTAAATTTTTAGGCAAAGCCATGGATTTATCAGATGATGAAATACAAGAATTGAAAACTGTAGGATTATTGCATGATATAGGAAAAATTGCTATACGTGAAGATATTTTAAATAAACATGGAAATCTCACTGCCGAGGAATGGGAAGAACTTAAACGTCACCCAGAAATAGGATATCGAATTCTAAGTTCTGCTAATGACATGGCAGAAATAGCGGAGTATGTTTTGGCACATCATGAAAGATGGGATGGAAATGGTTATCCTAAAGGTCTTAAAGGAGAACAAATTCCGTTAAAATCAAGGATAATTGCAATAGCTGATGCATTTGATGCTATGATCAGTGAAAGGCCTTATAAAAATTCTTTATCAAAAGAAGAGGCTGTAAAGGAACTTATTGATAATATAGGTATTCAGTTTGATCCAGAACTTGTGAAGATATTTGTTGAAAAGGTAGTTTGA
- a CDS encoding GerAB/ArcD/ProY family transporter, producing the protein MSKSGKFSTYEGILFMTIIIVSKILYTSPAVVVKQVGTACWYSTLISCITAIISFLLVCVLLNRFPGKNLEKVFEAVLGRVLGKVCGLIFSLYILFYAASNLREFLDVIKVYNLPDTPPSVIMISFIAVSILIAYKGIESIVRVSCISFYFIIFGLIIILIMASSYYNFDYIKPYFGYGLKKSIYVGLLRSSAYEEVLTLAIVIASLHDVSDCRKIGVTSLILTGIIFSICFLCYLATYQYTIGSENLSGMFQLSRTIYYSRYVQRIESIFLFIWVISSLLTTSTAFYLSIRVYCQSFDIKDHRPLMLPFAFLMYATALQPKNVSELININLLFIRQYSCYLNFGIPIVVLIVSLILRKKEGGGNA; encoded by the coding sequence ATGAGTAAAAGCGGTAAATTCAGTACATATGAAGGAATATTATTTATGACCATTATTATAGTTTCCAAAATATTGTATACCAGCCCTGCTGTAGTAGTCAAACAGGTTGGAACTGCGTGCTGGTATTCTACACTAATTTCTTGTATTACAGCTATAATTTCATTTTTATTGGTTTGTGTTTTATTAAATAGATTTCCAGGAAAAAATTTGGAAAAGGTTTTTGAGGCTGTTTTGGGAAGAGTGCTAGGAAAGGTATGTGGATTAATATTTTCATTATATATACTTTTTTATGCTGCTTCAAATTTAAGGGAATTTCTTGATGTAATAAAGGTATACAATCTTCCAGATACACCACCTAGTGTTATAATGATAAGTTTTATAGCAGTTTCCATATTAATTGCTTATAAAGGAATTGAAAGTATTGTTAGAGTTTCATGTATAAGTTTTTATTTTATTATATTTGGATTAATTATTATTTTAATTATGGCGTCTTCATACTATAATTTTGATTATATAAAGCCTTATTTTGGTTATGGCTTAAAGAAATCTATCTATGTAGGATTACTCAGAAGTTCAGCTTATGAAGAAGTATTAACACTTGCTATAGTTATTGCATCTCTTCATGATGTAAGTGATTGCAGAAAAATAGGAGTTACAAGTTTAATACTTACAGGAATTATATTTAGCATTTGTTTTTTATGCTATTTAGCTACTTATCAATATACTATTGGTAGTGAAAACTTGTCTGGGATGTTCCAATTATCTAGAACCATATATTATAGCAGGTATGTGCAGAGAATAGAATCTATATTTCTCTTTATTTGGGTAATATCTTCATTATTAACCACATCAACTGCTTTTTATCTTTCAATAAGAGTTTACTGCCAGAGCTTTGATATAAAAGATCATAGACCTTTAATGTTACCTTTTGCATTTTTGATGTATGCAACAGCACTTCAACCTAAGAATGTTTCAGAACTAATAAATATAAATTTATTGTTTATTAGACAATATAGCTGTTATCTTAACTTTGGTATACCTATAGTAGTACTAATAGTATCACTAATATTAAGAAAAAAGGAGGGAGGAGGTAATGCGTAA